The following nucleotide sequence is from Borrelia puertoricensis.
ATTATTTTAAAGGTTTTTTTGTATTCATTGCTCTTATTATCAATGTATATTAGTACTCCCATAAAAGTTGAATCTAAATATTTTGTTTCCGATAAATCTATGTATAATTTATTAATTTTATCGTTATTATTTATGAATATATTTTTGATAAATGTTTTAAAATTGACAGAATATAATGCAGTAAGTCTGTTAATTAATTTTATGAAAACAGAATCGTCTTTACACACATAAAAGACATTGCTTTGAGAAGTATCTTTTTCCATTGTTAATTCTTTTTGATAATTTTAAGTATATTGTAAAGTTTTAATAATATCAATTATAATTTTGGTATT
It contains:
- a CDS encoding STAS domain-containing protein; translated protein: MEKDTSQSNVFYVCKDDSVFIKLINRLTALYSVNFKTFIKNIFINNNDKINKLYIDLSETKYLDSTFMGVLIYIDNKSNEYKKTFKIINSSKEALKNLQSLGLEKILKIENREEKLQKNDMKEYFCFSAHKNTIFKSMLKSHILLSSLNRDNKKEFCTLIKRLKKENNN